The following coding sequences lie in one Spirochaetaceae bacterium genomic window:
- a CDS encoding dicarboxylate/amino acid:cation symporter codes for MKLGTIGIRTAIAVVAATLVALFAPQNTLFLTIAEAGRYLSLQFGRYLLYPFLFFNMAIAVTQLRRQRKLLKVIVIMLVLLVSFNAIMAALGVLLAVALPLRRVPIVFEQEVAGSFSLQPELLAQLLPSNLFTAFSGYSLAPILLVAFFIGLGMAYDREVAEPSYNFFDSLGRICYRIAFYYVYFSFIPVFFFTLSLINLIRTTHDLALYQSVLTLTMVSAAVIILILYAVIYRLFARKKGLGIRYLRGAPASLAFAAATAQPLLAGLHYSYLSHKNQGISRELGAFVAPIMAIFLRAGSSLISGVVIIAVLRSYSSLDLTAAQVWLTMVSVFMASFLVVPYDATFLHNFLQLAYGLYGRTVGSTLGAFEPIIPLLSHLAAVLDLAALILLLRIMASLTGFERFKASPSFT; via the coding sequence ATGAAGCTGGGGACTATTGGGATACGCACAGCTATAGCAGTAGTTGCTGCTACGCTAGTTGCGTTATTTGCACCGCAAAACACACTTTTTTTAACCATTGCCGAAGCAGGCCGTTATCTTAGCTTGCAATTTGGCCGCTATTTACTTTACCCCTTTTTGTTTTTTAATATGGCTATAGCCGTTACGCAATTAAGGCGGCAGCGCAAATTATTAAAAGTAATCGTTATTATGCTGGTTTTATTGGTAAGCTTTAATGCCATTATGGCGGCGCTAGGGGTATTATTAGCCGTTGCCTTACCGCTTAGGCGCGTGCCGATTGTTTTTGAGCAAGAGGTCGCCGGCAGTTTTAGTTTACAGCCCGAATTACTGGCTCAGTTGTTGCCCAGTAATTTATTTACCGCTTTTAGCGGTTATAGTTTGGCCCCTATTTTGCTGGTAGCTTTTTTTATTGGTTTAGGTATGGCTTACGATAGGGAAGTTGCCGAACCCAGCTACAACTTTTTTGACTCGTTGGGGCGGATATGTTACCGCATAGCTTTTTATTACGTTTATTTTTCTTTTATCCCGGTGTTCTTTTTTACTTTAAGTTTAATTAATTTAATACGCACCACGCACGATTTAGCGCTTTATCAAAGTGTGCTTACTTTAACTATGGTGAGTGCGGCGGTTATTATTTTAATACTTTATGCCGTCATTTACCGCCTATTTGCCCGTAAAAAGGGCTTAGGTATCCGCTATTTGCGCGGGGCGCCGGCTTCGTTAGCTTTTGCGGCGGCAACGGCCCAGCCTTTATTGGCCGGCTTGCATTATAGTTATTTAAGCCATAAAAATCAGGGCATTAGCCGCGAGCTGGGGGCCTTTGTGGCGCCTATTATGGCCATCTTTTTACGGGCCGGCAGCAGCTTAATTAGCGGGGTTGTCATTATAGCCGTTTTACGCTCTTACAGCAGCCTCGACCTTACGGCGGCACAGGTATGGCTTACAATGGTGAGCGTTTTTATGGCTTCGTTTTTGGTAGTGCCTTACGATGCAACTTTTTTGCACAACTTTTTACAGCTGGCTTATGGGCTTTATGGCCGCACCGTAGGCTCTACCTTAGGAGCCTTCGAGCCTATTATTCCTTTGTTAAGCCACTTAGCTGCTGTGCTGGATTTAGCGGCTTTAATTTTACTGCTGCGTATTATGGCCAGCTTAACCGGCTTTGAGCGCTTTAAGGCCAGTCCAAGCTTTACTTAA